In a single window of the Methanocaldococcus sp. genome:
- the alaS gene encoding alanine--tRNA ligase has translation MEHNYKVKLFDELGFVRKKCKKCGQYFWTLDEERETCGDAPCDIYSFIGKPITKKPYTYKEMVNEFINFFKEHGHQPVKRAPVTARRWRDDILLTIASIAVFQPWVTKGIVKPKANPLVIAQPCIRLNDIDNVGRTGRHLTCFTMGGHHAFNREDDFKYWQDETVELCFNFFKKLGIDEKSITFIESWWEGGGNAGPCYEVITHGVELATLVFMQYEKVGDSYKEIPLKIVDTGYGIERFVWASTGEPTIYDAIFKNIVNKLKEDAGINNIDKEILAKITEVAGLMDVKDVGDLRKLREEVSNKVNIPVDELDKLISPYEDIYAIADHTRALTFMLGDGIVPSNVKDGYLVRMLIRKTLRHMDRLNLSIPITEIVAMQLEDLKDLYPELLEMEDYIMEILQIEEKKYRQTIKRGKNIVERLLKSKKDIDLDTLIELYDSHGLPPEIVKEVAKSFGKDIKIPDNFYTIVAERHENREEIKEKVKLPEVDVEKTELLFYKYPKMKEFEAKILKIVGNYVILDKTAFYPEGGGQKADTGYIIKRDKKFRVIDVQKENDIVYHKIENLNDELKEGDIIRGVIDWDRRLNLMRHHTATHIINAAAQKVLGKHVWQAGSDVDVDKARLDITHYKRISREELKEIERIANEIVLNNYNVKSIIMDRNEAEEKFGFKIYQGGVVPGNVLRIVIIEDENGNIVDVQACGGTHCQNTGEVGFIKIIKTERVQDGVERLIYSSGLSALKAVQDMEDTLEESAEILRCPVEELPKVIKRFFEEWKEQRKKIEELEKKIGELKKFELMNKFGTVGDYKVLVEKVDANPKEMLNIADNLATENAIVVLLNDKGNILCKRGENVDIKMNELIRYIAKGGGREHLAQGKYEGDVEEIKKKVIEFVKNKQ, from the coding sequence ATGGAACATAATTACAAAGTAAAATTATTTGATGAATTAGGATTTGTAAGAAAGAAGTGTAAAAAATGTGGGCAGTATTTTTGGACATTAGATGAGGAGAGAGAAACTTGTGGAGACGCTCCTTGTGATATCTATTCCTTTATAGGAAAGCCAATAACTAAAAAGCCATACACTTACAAAGAAATGGTTAATGAATTTATAAACTTTTTTAAAGAACATGGACATCAACCAGTAAAAAGAGCACCTGTAACTGCAAGAAGATGGAGAGATGATATTTTATTAACAATTGCCTCTATTGCAGTATTTCAACCTTGGGTTACTAAGGGGATAGTTAAGCCAAAGGCTAATCCTTTAGTTATAGCTCAGCCATGTATTAGGTTGAACGATATAGATAATGTTGGAAGAACTGGAAGGCATTTAACATGCTTTACAATGGGAGGACATCACGCTTTTAATAGAGAGGATGATTTCAAATATTGGCAGGATGAAACAGTTGAACTATGCTTTAACTTCTTTAAAAAATTAGGAATTGATGAAAAGTCAATAACTTTTATTGAGAGTTGGTGGGAAGGAGGAGGAAATGCTGGGCCGTGCTATGAGGTAATAACACATGGAGTTGAATTAGCAACATTAGTTTTTATGCAGTATGAAAAAGTTGGAGATAGCTATAAAGAAATACCATTAAAAATAGTCGATACTGGTTATGGAATTGAGAGATTTGTTTGGGCTTCAACTGGAGAACCAACAATATATGATGCTATATTTAAGAATATTGTTAATAAATTAAAGGAAGATGCTGGAATTAATAATATAGATAAGGAGATTTTAGCTAAAATTACAGAAGTTGCTGGTTTGATGGATGTTAAGGATGTTGGAGATTTAAGAAAGTTGAGAGAAGAAGTGTCTAATAAAGTAAATATTCCAGTTGATGAATTAGACAAGTTAATATCCCCTTATGAAGATATCTATGCAATAGCAGACCATACAAGGGCATTAACATTTATGTTAGGAGATGGAATAGTCCCTTCAAATGTTAAAGATGGATATTTAGTTAGAATGCTTATAAGGAAAACATTAAGACATATGGATAGATTAAACCTTTCAATACCAATAACTGAGATTGTTGCAATGCAATTGGAAGATTTAAAAGATTTATATCCAGAATTATTAGAGATGGAAGATTATATTATGGAAATTCTACAAATAGAAGAAAAAAAGTATAGGCAAACAATTAAGAGAGGAAAAAATATCGTAGAGAGATTGTTAAAGAGTAAAAAAGACATTGATTTAGATACATTAATTGAATTATATGATAGTCATGGATTACCTCCTGAAATAGTTAAGGAAGTTGCTAAATCATTTGGTAAAGATATTAAAATTCCAGATAACTTTTATACAATAGTTGCTGAAAGACACGAAAACAGAGAGGAAATTAAAGAAAAAGTTAAATTGCCAGAAGTTGATGTTGAAAAAACTGAACTATTGTTTTACAAATATCCAAAAATGAAAGAGTTTGAAGCAAAAATATTAAAAATTGTTGGTAATTATGTAATCTTAGATAAAACTGCCTTTTATCCAGAGGGTGGAGGGCAGAAGGCAGATACAGGATATATAATAAAAAGAGATAAGAAATTTAGAGTTATCGATGTGCAGAAAGAAAATGATATTGTATATCATAAAATAGAAAACTTAAATGATGAATTAAAAGAAGGAGATATCATTAGAGGAGTTATTGATTGGGATAGAAGATTAAATTTAATGAGACATCATACTGCAACACACATTATAAATGCAGCGGCACAAAAAGTTTTAGGGAAACATGTTTGGCAGGCAGGTTCAGATGTTGATGTAGATAAAGCAAGATTAGATATAACTCATTATAAGAGAATAAGTAGAGAAGAATTAAAAGAGATTGAGAGAATAGCCAATGAAATTGTTTTAAATAATTACAATGTAAAAAGTATAATTATGGATAGAAATGAAGCTGAAGAGAAGTTTGGATTTAAAATATATCAGGGAGGGGTAGTTCCAGGAAATGTTTTGAGAATAGTTATTATTGAAGACGAAAATGGAAATATTGTGGATGTTCAAGCATGTGGAGGAACACATTGCCAAAACACTGGAGAAGTTGGTTTTATAAAGATAATTAAGACAGAAAGAGTTCAAGATGGTGTAGAGAGGTTGATTTATTCAAGTGGTTTAAGTGCTTTAAAAGCAGTCCAAGATATGGAAGATACTTTAGAGGAGAGTGCTGAAATTTTAAGATGTCCTGTTGAAGAATTGCCAAAGGTAATAAAGAGATTCTTTGAAGAGTGGAAAGAACAAAGAAAGAAGATAGAGGAGTTGGAGAAAAAGATAGGAGAACTTAAAAAATTTGAATTAATGAATAAGTTTGGAACTGTTGGAGATTACAAAGTTTTAGTTGAAAAAGTTGATGCAAATCCAAAGGAAATGTTGAATATAGCTGATAACTTAGCTACTGAAAATGCCATAGTTGTATTATTAAATGATAAAGGTAATATACTATGCAAAAGAGGAGAAAATGTTGATATAAAGATGAATGAGCTTATAAGATATATTGCTAAAGGAGGAGGAAGAGAGCATTTAGCTCAAGGAAAATATGAAGGAGATGTAGAGGAGATTAAAAAGAAAGTCATTGAATTCGTTAAAAATAAACAATAA